A genomic region of Planococcus kocurii contains the following coding sequences:
- a CDS encoding bifunctional 2',3'-cyclic-nucleotide 2'-phosphodiesterase/3'-nucleotidase, producing MTFGRKASMILVALVLVLSGFFTASPKAAAANEVTRGEFIQHLVTSLKVELGDGSTISFKDVDKKLAPYVEAAYNLKLTSGKSKTVFAPNEKLSREQAFSIASRAVITDKVYSTGLLGGFKDRHYFSQSLLKDLAKGVGIGLLVGYGDGTVKPSKPVSPGEMRAIVQRLLKEYQPAGSKNVTLRILGTSDLHTNFVNYDYYRDQPSNSLGLAKTGVLIEQARAENSNSLLFDNGDLIQGTPFGGYKVSVDPIEKGELHPAYAALKSLDFDASTLGNHEFNFGLDYLDEALDDAPFPVLNANVYDAKTNKNRYKPYTIIDKQVVDGKGKKHTIQVGVIGVVAPQIMKWDRAHLEGEVTAKDAVESVKKFLPEVEKAGADVVVVLSHSGMGDEKYDIGEEDITYQLSEIDGIDAIVTGHNHDVFPGSYGDLKNVNQQQGTINGTPVVMPGNFGSHLGVIDLQLSPKGKDWNVASGKAQLRKIDTESDIVSQQVIDAVKETHEATIDYVRSPVGKTTAPINSYFSLVKDDPSVQIVNNAQSWYVKQQVAGTANADLPILSAAAPFKAGGRNGGNYYTDIKTGEIAIKNVADLYVFDNTIYALKLTGKEVKEWLEMAAGQFQQINPSATTEQPLINTDFRTYNFDVLDGVTYEIDVTIPAKYDAEAALVNPTSNRIKKLSYNGAPVTDTQEFLVVTNNYRATGNFPGVTDAKEVIDYAYENRQVIIDYMLEVGTIDPAADDNWKFAPIAGNPNITFETSANAQSLIPEASGITYVAPSANDFGKYRIDIK from the coding sequence ATGACGTTTGGCAGAAAAGCTTCTATGATTCTGGTGGCACTCGTTCTGGTGCTTAGCGGATTTTTCACTGCGAGTCCTAAGGCAGCGGCAGCGAACGAAGTGACGAGAGGCGAGTTTATTCAGCATTTGGTAACTTCTTTAAAAGTAGAGTTAGGAGACGGTTCGACGATCAGCTTTAAGGATGTCGATAAAAAACTCGCTCCCTACGTGGAAGCGGCATACAACTTAAAGCTCACAAGCGGCAAGTCGAAGACCGTGTTTGCACCAAACGAAAAATTGTCTCGTGAGCAAGCATTTTCAATCGCTTCACGTGCAGTGATAACCGATAAAGTATATTCAACGGGATTGCTTGGTGGGTTTAAAGATCGCCATTACTTCAGTCAAAGTCTGTTAAAAGACTTGGCAAAAGGAGTGGGCATCGGTTTACTGGTCGGATACGGAGACGGTACCGTAAAGCCATCCAAACCTGTTTCTCCGGGCGAAATGCGGGCCATTGTTCAGCGTTTGCTGAAAGAATATCAGCCAGCAGGCAGTAAGAACGTCACATTGCGCATTTTGGGAACATCTGATTTACACACGAACTTTGTCAATTACGATTATTACCGAGACCAGCCATCAAACAGTTTAGGTTTAGCTAAAACAGGGGTCTTAATCGAACAAGCACGCGCAGAAAACAGCAACTCGCTGTTATTTGATAACGGGGACTTGATTCAAGGAACGCCATTTGGCGGGTATAAAGTATCCGTCGACCCCATCGAAAAAGGAGAGCTGCACCCTGCTTACGCAGCACTCAAATCACTTGATTTCGATGCTTCAACTTTAGGCAATCACGAGTTTAACTTTGGATTGGATTATTTGGACGAAGCACTAGACGATGCACCGTTTCCTGTCTTGAATGCCAACGTCTACGATGCCAAGACAAACAAAAACCGCTACAAGCCGTACACCATTATCGACAAACAAGTCGTCGATGGAAAAGGCAAAAAGCACACCATTCAAGTAGGCGTCATCGGAGTTGTTGCTCCGCAAATTATGAAATGGGACCGCGCACATCTTGAAGGGGAAGTTACGGCAAAAGATGCAGTCGAGTCAGTAAAAAAATTCCTTCCTGAAGTGGAAAAAGCGGGAGCAGATGTAGTCGTTGTGTTATCCCACTCTGGAATGGGGGATGAAAAATACGACATCGGTGAAGAAGACATCACCTATCAACTTTCTGAAATTGATGGCATCGATGCCATCGTCACAGGTCATAATCATGACGTATTCCCTGGATCTTACGGGGACTTGAAGAACGTCAATCAACAACAAGGAACGATTAACGGGACACCTGTTGTGATGCCAGGTAACTTTGGTAGCCATTTAGGCGTTATCGATTTACAGCTTTCTCCAAAAGGAAAAGACTGGAACGTTGCATCCGGAAAAGCGCAATTGCGCAAAATTGATACTGAATCAGACATCGTTTCACAGCAAGTGATTGATGCAGTCAAAGAAACACACGAAGCAACCATCGACTATGTGCGCAGCCCAGTCGGTAAAACCACAGCACCCATTAACAGCTATTTCTCATTGGTCAAAGACGACCCATCTGTTCAAATTGTCAACAACGCACAGAGCTGGTACGTCAAACAGCAAGTAGCAGGAACAGCCAACGCAGACTTGCCAATTTTGTCTGCAGCAGCACCGTTTAAAGCAGGCGGACGAAACGGCGGAAATTATTACACCGATATCAAGACAGGCGAAATCGCCATTAAAAACGTCGCCGATTTATACGTCTTCGACAACACCATTTATGCCTTGAAACTAACCGGTAAAGAAGTGAAAGAATGGCTAGAAATGGCGGCAGGGCAATTCCAACAAATCAACCCGTCAGCAACAACAGAACAACCGTTGATCAACACAGACTTCCGTACCTATAATTTTGATGTATTGGACGGCGTCACGTACGAAATCGACGTCACGATCCCTGCAAAATACGATGCAGAAGCGGCACTCGTCAATCCAACTTCGAACCGCATCAAAAAGCTTTCTTATAACGGAGCACCTGTAACCGATACACAGGAATTTTTAGTCGTCACAAACAATTACCGCGCAACAGGCAACTTCCCAGGCGTTACCGATGCCAAAGAAGTGATCGACTATGCCTATGAAAATCGCCAAGTCATCATCGACTACATGCTTGAAGTCGGAACAATCGACCCAGCAGCCGATGATAACTGGAAATTCGCACCAATTGCCGGTAACCCAAACATCACCTTTGAAACGTCAGCTAACGCACAAAGCCTCATACCAGAAGCGAGCGGCATCACTTACGTCGCACCATCTGCCAATGATTTCGGCAAATACCGCATCGACATTAAGTAA
- a CDS encoding glycosyltransferase family 2 protein: MKIAVLLPCYNEEMTIGKVIDDFKRELPESTIYVYDNNSKDKTTEVALAHGAVVRQEPRQGKGNVVRSMFREIDADVYVMADGDDTYPAEFVHNIIKPVIDGEANLVIGDRLSNGTYFNENKRKFHGFGNTLVKNLINGLYKSNITDIMTGYRAFDRLFVKSLPVTSPGFEIETEMSIHALDNNFLIKEVAIDYRDRPEGSESKLNTVQDGIKVLRMIFTLFKDYKPLLFFSCWAALFFILGLAAGIPVIVEYVQTDFVTRVPSAILAVGLMLLSMLAFACGLILDTVAGTHRKQYELELIRISDRIKSEKTL, encoded by the coding sequence ATGAAAATTGCAGTATTACTGCCTTGCTACAACGAAGAAATGACCATCGGCAAAGTGATAGATGACTTTAAAAGAGAACTTCCAGAATCGACAATATACGTCTATGACAACAACTCGAAAGACAAAACCACAGAAGTCGCGTTGGCCCACGGTGCAGTCGTTCGCCAAGAACCTCGCCAAGGAAAAGGCAACGTCGTGCGTTCCATGTTCCGAGAAATCGATGCAGACGTTTACGTCATGGCAGATGGCGACGATACATACCCAGCTGAATTCGTCCACAACATCATCAAGCCCGTCATCGACGGAGAAGCCAACCTCGTCATCGGCGACCGGTTATCCAATGGGACGTATTTCAATGAAAACAAACGAAAATTCCACGGCTTCGGCAACACACTTGTCAAAAACCTGATCAACGGCTTATACAAAAGCAACATCACCGACATCATGACAGGCTATCGTGCATTTGACCGCTTGTTCGTCAAATCACTGCCAGTCACAAGCCCGGGTTTTGAAATCGAAACCGAAATGAGTATTCACGCACTGGACAACAACTTCTTGATCAAAGAAGTGGCAATCGATTACCGCGACCGTCCAGAAGGCAGCGAATCAAAACTGAATACCGTACAAGACGGCATCAAAGTACTGCGAATGATTTTCACCTTATTCAAAGACTACAAGCCGTTACTATTCTTCTCGTGCTGGGCTGCCTTGTTCTTTATCTTGGGACTAGCTGCGGGAATTCCTGTAATCGTCGAGTACGTTCAAACTGACTTTGTGACGCGCGTACCGTCCGCGATTTTAGCAGTCGGCTTAATGCTGTTGTCTATGTTGGCATTTGCTTGTGGCCTCATACTCGATACCGTAGCGGGCACGCATCGCAAGCAATACGAACTCGAATTAATTCGAATTAGCGACCGCATCAAAAGCGAGAAAACTTTATGA
- a CDS encoding MBOAT family O-acyltransferase, giving the protein MIFNSFEFIFLFLPIVWILYYVLGRIHIPFAKTWLLVASLFFYGYWNPAYLPLILISMLLNYAIGAFLGRDRGGVYRRGILTAGILFNVLLLGYYKYYDFFVENINVVFGEDLVLKNILLPLAISFYTFQQIAYLVDSYRLETKEYNFLNYGLFVSFFPQLIAGPIVHHRQVMSQFSSKDSYRIVYENISKGLLIFAIGLFKKVAIADQFAEWANQGYGNVGSLTFVDSWFTTLSYTLQLYFDFSGYSDMAIGLALLFNIRLPLNFNSPYKALDIQDFWRRWHITLSHFLTTYIYIPLGGNRKGPTRTYLHILIIFFISGIWHGAGWTFLIWGALHGFASVICRWWKGTGHRMNNVSAWIVTFLFVHLAWVFFRALTLADALTVLKAMFGFNGFYLPSGLASLVPSIDENWLLKLPFSASSIEVALTLAIGLALAFFAKNSVEIMEQKQRNTRMAVFIAVLLFYSVMQLQQVSEFLYFNF; this is encoded by the coding sequence ATGATTTTCAATTCTTTTGAGTTTATCTTTTTGTTTTTGCCGATTGTTTGGATTTTGTATTATGTTCTTGGGCGCATCCATATTCCGTTTGCGAAGACTTGGTTGCTGGTTGCTTCTTTGTTTTTCTATGGGTATTGGAATCCTGCTTATTTGCCGCTGATTTTGATTTCGATGCTGCTCAATTATGCGATTGGGGCTTTTCTTGGGCGTGATCGGGGTGGCGTTTACCGGAGAGGCATTTTAACTGCCGGGATTTTGTTTAATGTGTTGCTGCTCGGTTATTATAAGTATTACGACTTTTTTGTTGAAAACATCAATGTGGTTTTTGGTGAAGATTTGGTTTTGAAGAATATTTTGTTGCCACTGGCGATTAGTTTTTATACGTTCCAGCAAATTGCGTATTTGGTGGATTCGTACCGGTTGGAAACGAAAGAATATAATTTTTTGAATTACGGGTTGTTTGTGTCGTTTTTCCCGCAATTGATCGCGGGACCGATTGTTCATCACCGTCAAGTGATGTCTCAGTTTTCGTCTAAGGATTCTTACCGCATCGTTTATGAGAATATTTCCAAAGGCTTGCTGATTTTTGCGATTGGGCTTTTTAAGAAAGTGGCGATTGCCGATCAGTTTGCGGAATGGGCCAATCAAGGCTATGGCAATGTCGGTTCGCTGACTTTTGTGGATAGTTGGTTCACGACGTTGTCTTATACGTTGCAATTGTATTTCGATTTTAGTGGGTACTCGGATATGGCGATTGGGCTGGCGTTGTTGTTTAACATTCGCTTGCCGCTGAATTTCAATTCGCCTTATAAAGCATTGGATATTCAAGATTTCTGGAGACGCTGGCACATTACTTTGTCTCATTTCTTGACGACGTATATTTACATCCCGCTTGGAGGCAATCGAAAAGGACCTACTCGCACGTATTTACATATCCTGATTATTTTCTTTATTAGTGGGATTTGGCACGGTGCTGGATGGACGTTTCTGATTTGGGGGGCGCTGCACGGCTTTGCCAGTGTCATTTGCCGTTGGTGGAAAGGCACCGGGCACCGTATGAATAACGTGTCCGCTTGGATTGTGACGTTCTTGTTTGTCCATCTTGCTTGGGTCTTTTTCCGTGCATTGACCTTGGCTGATGCGTTGACGGTTTTAAAGGCGATGTTCGGATTTAACGGCTTTTACTTGCCAAGTGGATTGGCTTCGCTCGTGCCATCGATTGATGAAAATTGGCTGCTGAAGCTGCCGTTTTCTGCGTCTTCTATCGAAGTTGCGTTAACTTTAGCGATTGGGTTGGCGCTGGCGTTCTTTGCGAAAAATTCTGTTGAAATTATGGAGCAAAAGCAACGCAATACGCGCATGGCTGTTTTTATTGCTGTTCTGCTTTTCTATAGCGTGATGCAGCTGCAACAAGTTAGTGAATTCTTGTACTTTAACTTTTAG